The following are encoded together in the Pygocentrus nattereri isolate fPygNat1 chromosome 3, fPygNat1.pri, whole genome shotgun sequence genome:
- the LOC108414189 gene encoding uncharacterized protein LOC108414189, with amino-acid sequence MSADVQSLYQTPEEKKTPREELLEALENLGPYSNVIDKNGATVLNCLPSIVLSLGASGTCQAFKWITTEVGKVLCLNLVRYFCKTLKKSEVSEEFDLGSEDGELHGVDRELHIVLVGKGSISDQTHPANRLVPLKNITDTILYPPWNCAIDGNVAYGISAGCILPEHRVFRNGEPQGPLPERWNSMAAQPGAEVPKITLGPMRNNADWMMNLTALAQWKDLFRDHRRLVIPYPPGGVFAKWLPEVALYKIIGVIAFLLWIFKKKATIHLAAGLEYRGTKPLDERKLQEQYAYTRSGTVMSTENMELYDFSTLYELLRTTFNEAHED; translated from the exons ATGTCAGCAGACGTTCAGAGTCTCTATCAAACTCCGGA GGAGAAAAAGACGCCCAGGGAAGAATTGCTTGAAGCCTTGGAAAACCTTGGCCCATACAGCAATGTCATTGATAAAAATGGGGCGACGGTGCTGAACTGTCTGCCTTCCATTGTTTTAAGTCTGGGTGCCTCTGGTACATGTCAAGCTTTCAAATGGATCACAACTGAAGTTGGTAAAGTCTTATGTCTTAACCTGGTACGGTACTTTTGCAAGACGCTCAAAAAGTCAGAAGTCAGCGAGGAATTTGATCTGGGCAGTGAGGATGGAGAACTGCATGGTGTGGACAGAGAACTGCACATTGTGCTGGTGGGTAAAGGCAGCATCAGTGATCAGACCCATCCTGCCAATCGGcttgtgcctctgaaaaacatcACTGATACAATCCTGTATCCTCCATGGAACTGCGCCATTGACGGCAACGTTGCTTATGGCATCTCagcagggtgcatcctgcccgAGCACCGAGTCTTCAGAAACGGGGAACCTCAGGGGCCCCTCCCTGAACGCTGGAACTCCATGGCAGCTCAGCCGGGAGCTGAAGTTCCTAAAATCACCCTTGGTCCGATGAGGAATAATGCTGATTGGATGATGAATCTCACAGCATTAGCTCAATGGAAGGATTTGTTCAGAGATCACAGGCGCCTTGTCATTCCATATCCACCAGGAGGCGTCTTTGCTAAGTGGCTACCAGAAGTGGCTTTATATAAGATCATTGGTGTGATTGCATTCCTGCTCtggattttcaaaaaaaaagcCACCATTCACCTGGCCGCAGGTCTGGAGTACAGAGGAACTAAACCACTGGATGAGAGGAAGCTGCAGGAACAGTATGCCTACACAAGGTCTGGCACTGTAATGTCCACAGAGAACATGGAGCTCTATGATTTTTCCACGCTGTACGAACTCCTTCGCACCACATTCAACGAAGCACATGAAGATTAA